AGTTCAAGCCCGAGCATAACCTTAACCCTGAAACTCTGGCGCGTTACCAACAAAACATTTGCCGTATTGTGCCTGAGTTGGTGTATAGCCCCTATGCCACTAAAGAGCATTTAGCTGCTACGGGTAAAAAAGCCAAAGCATGGCGGATTGACCTAGTGTTGTTCGTTAATGGTATACCTGTTGCGACATTAGAGCTCAAGTCTGAGTTTAAGCAAGCTGTCGAGAATGCGATAAAACAATATAAACGTACTCGCTTAGCTAAAGACCCTGTGACCAAGAAGCGTGAGCCATTATTGAGTTTTAAACGTGGCGCATTGGTGCATTTTGCTGTGAGTCAGTATGAAGTCTACATGGCAACTAAGCTAGCGGGTGATGACACCTTCTTTTTGCCGTTTAACAAAGGCACCAAAGAAGGCGGTGCGGGTAACGATGTACCCGAAGATAGCAGCCTTTATGCTACTGATTATTTGTGGAACGAGGTGTTAGTACCAAGCAACCTATTAAACATCATTGGCCGCTTTGTGCATTTACAAATTGAAGAGAAAGAAGACTGGGAAGGCCGTAAGTCTAAAAAAGAAACCCTTATCTTCCCGCGTTATCATCAATGGGATGTCGTTTCTAAGCTAATCAATGCCGCGATTGACGAAGGTACGGGTAATAAATACCTAGTGCAGCATAGTGCTGGCTCGGGTAAGTCGAACTCTATTGCATGGACAGCCCACCAGCTATCCACGTTATACGATGATAAAGGTGAAAAGCAATTCCATTCGGTGATAGTGGTGACCGATCGCACCGTGCTTGATGATCAGCTGCAAGATACCATTTACCAGTTTGAACATGCTGATGGCGTAGTCGGGCGGATTAATAACAAAGAGGGCGATGGCTCTAAATCTGAAAAGCTGGCATTGGCGCTGGAAACTTCACAGCCAATTATCATTGTGACTATTCAGACTTTCCCGTTTGTATTACGTGCGATAGAAAATTCGACCTCGCTGAAAGAGCGTAGCTATGCGGTGATTGCCGATGAGGCGCATTCATCACAAAGCGGCTCAACAGCACGTAAGCTGAAAGAAGTATTGATGACCGATGAGGTTGATGATGACGTTGAGTTATCGTCAGAGGACATTTTAGACGCCACTGTTGCCGCACGACAAGGCAGTGCCAATCTTAATTACTATGCCTTTACTGCTACACCTAAAGCGAAAACCATTGAGTTGTTTGGGCGTTTACCTAATCCAGAGCTTCCACCATCAAAGCAGAATATGCCAGAGGCGTATCATGTGTATTCAATGCGCCAAGCCATTGAAGAAGGCTTTATTCTGGATGTGCTAAAAAATTACACCAACTACAAAGTGATGTACCAATTAGCGCAGAAGATAGAGGCTGCCGATAAAGAAGTCGACAGTAAGAAGGCCACGGTAAAACTCAACCAATGGGTGCGTTTGCATGATCACAACATTTCACAAAAGGTGAAAGTGATTATTGAGCACTTTAAAGATAACGTAATGGGCTTATTGGGCGGTCAGGCGAAAGCTATGGTTGTTACCAGCTCACGTAAGGAAGCGGTGCGCTACAAGCTTGCCTTTGACAAGTACATTGCAGAAGCGCTTGCTGATAAGAAAACTGGCTATGGTGCAATACGAGCCATGGTGGCATTTTCTGGTGAAGTTGAGTTTAGCGAGAATGATCCTGATAGCTTCGCATTTTTGGATCAGAAGTTTACCGAGAAAAACATGAATCCAGACCTTAAAGGTCGGGATATGCGCAAAGCTTTCGACAGTGATGATTATCAAGTAATGCTGGTGGCCAACAAGTTTCAAACAGGCTTTGATCAACCTAAGTTATGTGCCATGTATGTAGATAAGAAACTTGGCGGTGTTGAATGCGTGCAGACCCTTTCGCGTCTTAATCGGATCTACCCTAGTAAGACCGAGACAGGCACGTTTGTTTTAGACTTTTATAATTCGCCTGATGACATTCTAGAATCGTTTCAGCCTTATTATCAGACTGCTGAGCTCACCGATGTTACCGATCCTAACATGGTGTTTGATTTGTTTGAGAAGCTACGCACAAGCGGCATTTTCTTATGGGCAGAGGTGGAGAAGTTTTGTGAGGCTTTCTTTACTAAGAAAAAGTCTAATGCTGCCATTAGTAATATTTGCTATCCAGCTAAAGACCGTTGGCAGAAGCGCTATGCATCTGCGATTGATGCTTACATCAAAGCCAAAGAAATGTTTGAACGTACGAAGCTAACAGGCGATGCAGTGCTGATAGCCAATGCTGAAAATAGCTTTAAGGATTGTAAGCAAGAAAAAGACCGTCTTGAAATTTTCAAGAAAGACTTGGGTAGCTTTACTCGTTTTTATGAGTTTATGTCTCAGCTGGTGGATTATGACGACAAAGAGCTAGAAAAACTGAGCTTGTATGCACGGCACCTTCGTCCTCTATTACGTGAAAAAGTCGTAGAAGAAGATGAGCTGGATTTGGATAACGTGGTAATGAGTCACTATCGTTTATCTAAAATTCGTCAGCAAGATATTCAACTTAAAGAAGATGCCGTTGAGTATGGGCTTGAACCTAGTTCGGATGTCGGCTCAGCCAAAGCGAAAGATAAAAAAGAAGAGCTGTTGTCGTATGTGCTTGAAAAATTGAATGAAGCATTTGCCAATGAAAACTTATCAGATGGTGATTTGATTAATACCGTCCGTAAGTGGAGTGAAAAGGTTCGTGAGAACGAGACTGTTATGGCGCAAATCAAGAACAACTCTAGAGCTCAAGCCATGCTCGGTGACTTCCCTGTGGCGAGTGATGAAGCGGTGATGGCTAGCTCAAGCGCTGAACAGGAAATGATGGTGAAATATTTGAGTGATCCTTCTACTCGTCAAAATGTATTAGAGGTCATGTTTGATATGTTGAATGGTCATAGGGCTTAACCGTTAAGGCAACGGCTTGGTTGAAGCAATGTCGAGGCGACAAGCTTAGATAGGCTAACTAACTGTGACGTTGAACGTGTGGTTTATAGTGGCTATTTAGGGGCATTCTATGGTCACTAAAGCAAAGGTTTGCTCGCTAGAAGCATAGGCTTGGTTTTATTGCCTCATTCAACTCAATCATTGTTCTATTTGGGTTGATGAAATTACTATTAAATGAATTGAGTATGTTTCATCTTTTACGTGCGCGACTAAACTGTTTAGCCGTCTCAAGGTGCTTTTATTAACACTTTGCGCATAGTGTTCGGACAGGCTCTACCTGTGTAGTAATCGCCCTTCTTTTTTGCAGTGCGAATGAGTATTTGCATCTCTTTATCTTGTTGGGCTTTCGAGCCTTCGAGTCGATCGAAAAATGGTGCGGGATAGAGAGGAGTGTACACATGGAAGTAGAGGTGTTGAGCGGCAGTATCTTTGTAGTAATGATCTAGTGCTGATTGAATGATAATTAAGGCGTCAGCACCTTCACGCATAGTTATATAGTATTTGCTCATTTCAAGTTCAACATGATACTGCTCTACAATCTTGTAAACCTCATCTTTGAGTTCTAAAGCTTTCATGTTGGTGAGTTCAACGAGCTCTAAGTAGGCAAGAATTCCATTGTGCATGTCTGATTTTTTAATCTTCATATAATAGCGGTTGTTGAAGTACCACGTGAATTCATTTAGTAGAGCATTAATGCGCACAGCTAACTTTCCTTCTTTAGTTTTTGCTCCAGTAGAGCGTCCACCATGAAGCTTGCAACGACCATTGACCTTATTACCATAACGTTTGCATGGTTTACCATTTCGGGTCTTTGCTCCGCATTTAGGCAGGCTGTCTAGGTTAAATTTAGTCATGTTCTATCCTATTTGTGTTGAACAATTTAGTGATCACTCGCCTGTATTGTCTTCGGTTCATGGACTTTGTTTTGCATTTGAATTATTCGAAGGTTGCAATGATCACTTCCATTTTCACAAAACCCACTGTATGACTTGTTTCATGGAGTTAGCCTTTGCTTTGGGATTCGTTCATCAATGACTTTAGTGATCAAAATAAGAGTGATCACTTTTCGGTTCATGGGGTGCTACTTGAGTGATGATCACTTCGTCGCTCGCTTCATTGATCAATACATCTTTATATCGATAACTTTGCCTTTTCTGTGTTGGTGGGGGATTCGTCAGATGACTTAAACTAGTGGTTCTAGATGCAATACATTCTTTGAGTTGTTGCGCATGAGAAAGGGCATTAAACCAACCATATGGTGATAGTTTTTTTGTCTTGGTCATAGGCTCAAGTTCAGTTGTTTGAGAGGCTCTATAAAGCAGCTTTCGTTTATTTTTTTCAAATGTAATGTTTGGGGCCACCAGCATAAGATCATTAGTCGGGCCAAAAGATTTTGCTGGTGGAAGCTTATTGCTTATAAAGCCTTTAGCTTTTCCATTGAGTTCTTTAGTGTGTTCTTTAGCTAGATAACTTGAGCGATAAACAGCCTCTTTGAGAGAGGCTTTGT
This region of Shewanella livingstonensis genomic DNA includes:
- a CDS encoding type I restriction endonuclease subunit R yields the protein MIDTTQERIFQDDIIAQMVSKGWVEGSPDGYNRETATYEQDALAFVQATQPKEWQKLCKVYPNEPESHFLKALVAQLTKADDNATDKESRLWGTLGVLRHGLNIRNARFSLCQFKPEHNLNPETLARYQQNICRIVPELVYSPYATKEHLAATGKKAKAWRIDLVLFVNGIPVATLELKSEFKQAVENAIKQYKRTRLAKDPVTKKREPLLSFKRGALVHFAVSQYEVYMATKLAGDDTFFLPFNKGTKEGGAGNDVPEDSSLYATDYLWNEVLVPSNLLNIIGRFVHLQIEEKEDWEGRKSKKETLIFPRYHQWDVVSKLINAAIDEGTGNKYLVQHSAGSGKSNSIAWTAHQLSTLYDDKGEKQFHSVIVVTDRTVLDDQLQDTIYQFEHADGVVGRINNKEGDGSKSEKLALALETSQPIIIVTIQTFPFVLRAIENSTSLKERSYAVIADEAHSSQSGSTARKLKEVLMTDEVDDDVELSSEDILDATVAARQGSANLNYYAFTATPKAKTIELFGRLPNPELPPSKQNMPEAYHVYSMRQAIEEGFILDVLKNYTNYKVMYQLAQKIEAADKEVDSKKATVKLNQWVRLHDHNISQKVKVIIEHFKDNVMGLLGGQAKAMVVTSSRKEAVRYKLAFDKYIAEALADKKTGYGAIRAMVAFSGEVEFSENDPDSFAFLDQKFTEKNMNPDLKGRDMRKAFDSDDYQVMLVANKFQTGFDQPKLCAMYVDKKLGGVECVQTLSRLNRIYPSKTETGTFVLDFYNSPDDILESFQPYYQTAELTDVTDPNMVFDLFEKLRTSGIFLWAEVEKFCEAFFTKKKSNAAISNICYPAKDRWQKRYASAIDAYIKAKEMFERTKLTGDAVLIANAENSFKDCKQEKDRLEIFKKDLGSFTRFYEFMSQLVDYDDKELEKLSLYARHLRPLLREKVVEEDELDLDNVVMSHYRLSKIRQQDIQLKEDAVEYGLEPSSDVGSAKAKDKKEELLSYVLEKLNEAFANENLSDGDLINTVRKWSEKVRENETVMAQIKNNSRAQAMLGDFPVASDEAVMASSSAEQEMMVKYLSDPSTRQNVLEVMFDMLNGHRA
- a CDS encoding HGGxSTG domain-containing protein codes for the protein MTKFNLDSLPKCGAKTRNGKPCKRYGNKVNGRCKLHGGRSTGAKTKEGKLAVRINALLNEFTWYFNNRYYMKIKKSDMHNGILAYLELVELTNMKALELKDEVYKIVEQYHVELEMSKYYITMREGADALIIIQSALDHYYKDTAAQHLYFHVYTPLYPAPFFDRLEGSKAQQDKEMQILIRTAKKKGDYYTGRACPNTMRKVLIKAP